The region aaaaagttattattattaaattttaacTTTTAATCAAATACGTTAACTTTTTCAACTTTTCGTCTataattttaaaagaaaaaagaatatCTACAGATAGTCTAAAATTTTTTATATTGTCAATCAATCAGTGTCAAATcataaatttaattttaaaatattaatatgaCATAATAAAATATTATAGTTTTATTGAATGATgatataaaattaatttattaaatgATGGGTAAAATTAGTTTACACGATAATGTATTACTTTTaatcttttatttttattttatatttattcTTAGAAAACTATCTCGCTTACATACTTTGACTTTAGACCAAAATATTCACAAAACAATCTCACTCTCTCTACCATAAtaattgaaagaaaaaataacgcataatattattatttattattaaacCGCGTTCTTATACCAAATTTTCAAATATCTACACTATTCAAACTTTTCCAATTCATAGACCATAGACAAACGCACACTTATATAAAACTTCCATATTTTTATCCACCAAATTCAACAAAGAAATTGTTCAACACTTTCACATGGATGATATTGAAGTTCCACAGTTTTTCATTTGCCCAATCTCTCTCCAAATTATGAAAGATCCAGTTACTGCTATAACAGGCATAACCTACGATCGAGACAGCATCGAACATTGGTTATTCTTAAACAAAAACACAACATGTCCTGTCACAAAACAACCTCTTCCACTAGATTCTGATTTAACACCCAACCACACGCTTCGTCGTTTGATTCAATCTTGGTGCACACAAAATGCTTCACTCGGTGTTGATAGAATCCCAACCCCGAAACCACCTCTTACGAAAACTCATGTCGAGAAGCTTCTCAAAGGAATCAAAGATTCGAAGATTCGGATCAAGAGTTTAATGCAGTTGGAGTTACTAGCGGCGGAGAACGAAAGGAATAAGAAGTGTTTGTTGGAAAACGGGGTCCCAAAAGCGATGATCATGTTCATATATGATTGTTACAAAAAAGGTGATTTCCTCGAACTCGAAGGTATTGAAGAAGCTCTTAGTTTTCTACAATTTGTTAAGGTTCCTAACGAGGAAGCAAAGAATCTCTTATCAGAAAACAATGAAATAATTAATTGTTTAACATGGATATTAGATTTACCTTATGAGATGAAGAACTCAGTTGCTGTGAAATCTCATGCGGTTTTGGTGCTAAAAAGATTCATCAACAACTGTGATTCCATTCTTTTAGAGAGACTAAAACCGGAGTTTTTCAAAAGCGTTGTAAAAGCTTTAAAAACCGGTGTAATAACACAACAAGGGTTATGTGCTGCTTTACATGTTTTGCTATGTTGTTGTCCTCTGGGAAGAAACAGGTTGATGATGGTTGAAGCAGGTGCTGTTTGTGAACTGATAGAGATTGAATTAATGTCGATACCGGAGAAGAGAATCACGGAACTAACTTTCGGTATTTTGTTTCATTTGTGTTCTTGTGCTAATGGGAGGTTTCAGCTTTTGAGTCATGAAGGTTCGATTGCAGTGTTGACAGAGAGAATCTTGAGGGGTTCAATGGCGGTGGATGATAGAGCGGTGTTTATACTTTCTCTGATAAGTAAATTTTCAGCTACTAAGACGGTTTTGGAAGAGATGTTAAAAGTTGGAACTGtttctaagctttttgttttgCTTCAAGCTGATCATGCAAAGTATTTGAAAGATAAAGTTATGGAAATATTTAAGGCTCATTCTGAGGTTTGGAAGAATTCTCCTTGCTTTCCTCAAAATTCTTTTTATGCTAGTTTGCATAGGTGAAAATAATTAATCAAAATTATGCAATAATATAGTAAATTTATTAAATGTTAAGAGATCTTGAAGAGTTTTGTATTGTGTTTTTGTTACCTGGACTCAAGTGTGAGATATAGTAAGTATATTTTAAGATAACAATTAATATACAATCTTATAAATAAATTGTAATctcattctttttttttgttgttgttttcaTTTATTTGATGTTTGCAAGTTAAAGCATGGTAAATGAACTTCTAATAAATGGGAAATTTGATAGAGGTTATTTTCATCCATCTTTCATTTGTTAAAAAGGAAGAACTGTCCGTGTACAAACAATTTTTCCAAGGAAAGGGAAATTGTATGTGGGCCTAAATATTAAATGAGACTGTAGGAGATGATGGTAGAAAAAAAGACTTGGATTAAGTTGGACTTTGAATTTGGCTTTTGACTCATTCAATTGAAAttaattggaatatatatatatatatatatatatatatatatatatatatatatatatatatatatatatatatatatatatatatatatatatatatatatatatatatatatataaagtcAGGATAAAATAAGACAAATATGTCAAACTTAATAACATGACGCCTCATATAACTCTTCATACTATGAATGTATAACAAAATCCACCGTATGATTGAAAACTATTATCATATAAATAACGTTTATAAAATTTTACATCAATAAAAAATCATTTGATATGTTAAAGAGAAGGATAAAAATTAAGGATTTTCATAAAAAAATGTGTAAGACGTTCATTTTTATGTATCTTGTTAACATGTCAAATAATTTTCGattgatattaaattttataCACAAGATCTATATGATAATAAGTTTCAATCCAATGATGTATTTTGTTATACGAATATGCAGTAAAGAGTTGCTCGAAGTGTCTTGTTACTAAGTTTGACACATTGTTGTCATTTAATCctgattatatatatatatatatatatatatatatatatatatatatatatatatatatatatatatatatatatatatatatatatatatatataatatatatatatatatatatatatatatatagagagagagagagagagagagagagagagagagagagagagagagagagagagagagagagagagagagagagagagagagagagagagagagagagagagagagagagagagagagagagagagagagagagagagagagagagagaggagagagagagagagagagagagagagagagagagagagagagagagagagagagagagaggatgGTGCACTGACAATGTAAATTTTTGTTGTGAAAACGATGTCGaaattacaaagtataattggtttcttaATCGGTTAGAAACCCATAAGgatagaaaagaaaaaaaacaataagaacacaatgTAATCGATTATAAACtgttattctttactttctctttgaaacaagattacaaaTATTACAGAATAGC is a window of Lathyrus oleraceus cultivar Zhongwan6 chromosome 6, CAAS_Psat_ZW6_1.0, whole genome shotgun sequence DNA encoding:
- the LOC127097247 gene encoding E3 ubiquitin-protein ligase PUB24; amino-acid sequence: MDDIEVPQFFICPISLQIMKDPVTAITGITYDRDSIEHWLFLNKNTTCPVTKQPLPLDSDLTPNHTLRRLIQSWCTQNASLGVDRIPTPKPPLTKTHVEKLLKGIKDSKIRIKSLMQLELLAAENERNKKCLLENGVPKAMIMFIYDCYKKGDFLELEGIEEALSFLQFVKVPNEEAKNLLSENNEIINCLTWILDLPYEMKNSVAVKSHAVLVLKRFINNCDSILLERLKPEFFKSVVKALKTGVITQQGLCAALHVLLCCCPLGRNRLMMVEAGAVCELIEIELMSIPEKRITELTFGILFHLCSCANGRFQLLSHEGSIAVLTERILRGSMAVDDRAVFILSLISKFSATKTVLEEMLKVGTVSKLFVLLQADHAKYLKDKVMEIFKAHSEVWKNSPCFPQNSFYASLHR